One Helianthus annuus cultivar XRQ/B chromosome 7, HanXRQr2.0-SUNRISE, whole genome shotgun sequence genomic region harbors:
- the LOC110942023 gene encoding protein timeless homolog isoform X1, which translates to MENLSIICGGLGTIEEDNDQNQIGYTPGEYCLDNLKDLLRFLRRDDPETREVFKQVCKWNIVGKDILQIIQYCQNDTSLVLNAVKVLVFLTMPVDPTSKDIPQQIEYLWGLKSLITSSHAIPVIVTLLESPLEHLEGDLFTDDDWKLVQLVVTLFRNILAVQDITSQQRAAGLASEFILLRDRFLELLFEENVMDLILVLTQHVGGSSCIFRQDNLLLLETFYYIYKGQVPELIARAHLDANVEVVGEAEATATDLKSIMEEEKAKRRQTMHLVARSKFSGSFTRVTMDGSKVLVKGNPCSDSHDSLLKGHKNPHASSKKTVWESGRMPTTNKNIVRLLYDYTDQFLLGGYNVLMRSVREDIEKEHHGIENNDVVIFFQVAEFVMSFQNHKLLSSKPDVNASKSESSRNHDADSTLFKGNICGSISETMNESMFLLVISKWRSAFEGLKETNNYSFLSAAGSLTKTMIHMLDLVLKLSPEDSKEPQTARVLLYKLFYDQTDQGMTHFLFSLIKAFNAHKQPKSDLADLVETIHIVIRLMENLQSRGTLRVAKKARRKRKKKSVTTSKDANNADQVTVQKDDSVSGAEKTENVSTSIKEMPQGSSADKNGENDVVYGDDGVVHGDDGVIPEKSDQPDAANLEAQDTEHNMQQMENKSENTNATANDNDNDDSMSDASSDDEQQESTNEVDFKASSLVSSLANSTIIQNLCWLLKFYKSNSARTNHYIISALRRVCEDLELSPMLYQLSLLIIFHTILEEQKLSPCKEYDNIISFLTSLVRGMLKKMKSYPLLFVEVLFWKTRKECHYINCDSMIKDLGKMRNGYRKKGDDPPHADLGEAGTSGRSGWVRKSIADALGDDEADVVVPVWRDDDQSEDNSDEAQMQRTLKRGINEGNDTVEELNNEHPVQKNHERARKRLKPLVLDDALEQKLKDLYEKYKEFPDCSQRIVGELNMEVSPAQVSSKLKEMGFKLPSKRRVGDTNVSSVNGEAVEASAQRKRGRLFSEEQEIKIKTLFEQFKDKKKCCQMIASALDGDVTFTAAQVSRKLRQLGLRIRKQKSGDNMHLKDDGSDSDGETLLSLKKRNKRKQNIDPTDDTSDQNLDPLSDDSDDIVLSSAFRSKKKQNKVLAKETPEQNTDQLSDDSDNIVLSSAFRSKKKQSIVPTEETLDQNLDQPSDDSADIILSSAFRRKKKQNKVQTMETPDQNSGQLSDDSDNIVLTSAFRKGSKRLSLTKAQESRGDFHSKSEVETEAIKVGSGQEENVMMTENLDNMQDHELSDDLADDVGTNSSPVASQSAGGGSRRKLRMVIDPDDED; encoded by the exons ATGGAGAATTTATCGATCATATGCGGCGGTTTAGGTACGATTGAAGAGGATAATGACCAGAATCAGATCGGGTACACTCCAGGAGAATATTGTTTAG ATAATCTGAAGGATTTGCTGAGGTTTTTAAGGCGAGATGATCCGGAGACTCGTGAAGTGTTTAAACAAGTTTGTAAATGGAATATAGTGGGGAAAGATATATTGCAAATTATTCAGTATTGTCAGAATGATACTAGTTTGGTGCTAAATGCAG TGAAAGTTTTGGTGTTTCTTACAATGCCAGTTGATCCAACATCTAAAGATATACCACAACAGATCGAATATCTCTGGGGTTTGAAGTCCTTGATAACTTCCAGTCATGCTATCCCAGTGATAGTCACCCTTCTTGAGAGCCCACTTGAACATCTGGAAGG GGATTTGTTTACGGATGATGACTGGAAATTGGTGCAGCTGGTAGTCACCTTATTTCGCAACATTTTAGCTGTTCAAGACATCACATCGCAGCAGAGAGCTGCTGGATTAGCTTCTGAATTTATACTTCTTAGAGATAGGTTCTTAGAACTGTTGTTTGAAGAGAATGTGATGGACTTAATCTTAGTTTTAACGCAGCATGTTGGTGGGTCAAGTTGTATCTTTCGTCAAGATAACTTGCTTTTGTTGGAGACTTTTTACTATATATACAAGGGTCAAGTTCCAGAATTGATTGCAAGAGCTCATTTGGATGCCAACGTTGAG gTGGTGGGAGAAGCAGAAGCTACTGCCACTGATCTCAAGTCTATTATGGAAGAGGAAAAAGCAAAAAGAAGGCAAACAATGCATTTGGTTGCTCGATCGAAGTTTAGCGGATCATTTACTCGAGTTACTATG GATGGTTCCAAAGTTTTAGTCAAGGGAAATCCATGTTCAGATTCTCATGATTCTTTGCTTAAAGGTCACAAAAATCCACATGCTTCATCTAAGAAGACGGTATGGGAAAGCGGAAGAATGCCAACAACAAACAAGAATATCGTACGGCTGCTCTATGATTATACTGATCAGTTTCTGTTAGGAGGTTATAACG TGTTAATGCGGTCGGTTCGTGAGGATATTGAGAAAGAACACCATGGTATTGAAAACAACGATGTTGTTATTTTCTTTCAGGTTGCAGAATTTGTCATGTCTTTCCAAAATCATAAGTTACTTAGTTCAAAG CCTGATGTTAATGCTAGTAAATCTGAGTCTTCTAGAAACCATGATGCTGATAGCACACTGTTTAAAGGAAACATATGTGGGTCAATTTCTGAAACAATGAACGAGTCAATGTTTCTACTTGTAATATCTAAATGGCGTTCTGCATTTGAGGGCTTGAAAGAGACTAACAATTACAGCTTTCTTTCTGCAGCCGGATCTCTCACAAAAACAATG ATACACATGTTAGATTTGGTACTTAAGCTGTCACCAGAAGATTCCAAAGAACCTCAAACTGCCCGTGTTCTTCTCTATAAGTTATTTTACGATCAGACAGATCAAGGGATGACCCATTTTCTTTTCAGTCTGATCAAAGCATTTAATGCACACAAACAACCAAAAAG CGACCTTGCTGATTTGGTAGAGACAATTCATATAGTCATACGGCTAATGGAGAACCTTCAATCACGCGGTACATTGAGG GTTGCTAAGAAGGCAAGGaggaaaagaaagaagaaaagtgTAACCACAAGTAAGGATGCTAATAATGCCGATCAAGTGACTGTTCAAAAGGATGATTCAGTTTCTGGGGCTGAAAAAACTGAAAATGTGAGCACGTCAATAAAAGAAATGCCTCAAGGTTCAAGTGCTGATAAGAATGGAGAGAATGATGTCGTCTATGGAGATGATGGTGTCGTCCATGGAGATGATGGTGTCATTCCTGAAAAGTCTGATCAACCTGATGCAGCTAATCTGGAAGCTCAAGATACCGAACACAATATGCAACAGATGGAAAACAAGTCTGAAAACACTAATGCTACTgctaatgataatgataatgatgatTCTATGTCAGATGCTTCTTCTGATGATGAACAGCAAGAGTCAACAAATGAAGTTGACTTTAAGGCATCTTCATTGGTCTCTTCTCTTGCAAACAGTACCATAATCCAGAACTTGTGTTGGCTGCTGAAGTTTTACAAAAGCAATTCCGCCAGAACCAATCATTACATTATAAGTGCACTAAGAAGGGTTTGTGAAGATCTTGAACTTTCTCCAATGCTGTACCAG TTATCGCTTCTCAtcatatttcacactatcctggAAGAGCAGAAGTTAAGTCCATGCAAAGAATACGATAACATTATTTCATTCCTTACAAGTTTGGTTAGGGGAATGCTGAAAAAAATGAAGAGCTACCCTCTTCTTTTTGTGGAAGTCCTGTTTTGGAAGACACGTAAAGAATGCCATTATATTAACTGTGACTCAATGATAAAAGATCTTGGCAAAATGAGAAATGGGTATAGAAAGAAGGGAGATGATCCCCCGCATGCAGATCTTGGTGAAGCTGGTACATCTGGTAGAAGTGGATGGGTTAGAAAAAGTATTGCTGATGCACTGGGAGATGATGAAGCAGATGTTGTTGTACCCGTTTGGAGAGATGATGACCAGAG TGAGGACAATTCCGATGAAGCCCAGATGCAAAGGACCTTAAAAAGAGGCATTAATGAAGGAAACGACACAGTGGAAGAGTTGAACAA TGAACATCCTGTTCAGAAAAATCATGAGAGGGCACGTAAAAGATTGAAGCCATTAGTTCTCGATGATGCCTTGGAACAGAAACTGAAGGACCTTTATGAGAA ATATAAGGAGTTTCCAGATTGCAGTCAACGCATAGTAGGAGAACTTAATATGGAAGTTTCACCCGCTCAGGTTTCCAGTAAGCTTAAAGAGATGGGGTTCAAATTACCGTCAAAGAGAAGAGTGGGTGACACAAATGTCTCAAGTGTTAATGGTGAAGCCGTGGAGGCATCAGCACAACGAAAAAGAGGACGTCTATTTAGTGAAGAGCAAGAGATCAAGATTAAAACTTTATTTGAGCA GTTCAAAGATAAGAAAAAGTGCTGTCAAATGATTGCAAGTGCACTAGACggtgatgttacattcacagcagCACAAGTATCACGAAAGCTTAGACAGCTTGGCTTGCGTATCCGGAAACAGAAGTCGGGTGATAACATGCACTTAAAGGATGATGGGTCAGATTCAGATGGTGAAACGCTATTATCACTAAAGAAAAG gaacaaaaggaagcagaatatAGACCCAACTGATGACACATCAGACCAGAATCTTGACCCACTATCTGATGATTCTGATGACATTGTACTAAGCTCTGCATTCAG GAGTAAAAAGAAGCAGAATAAGGTCCTAGCTAAGGAAACACCAGAACAAAACACAGACCAACTATCAGACGATTCTGATAACATTGTACTAAGCTCAGCTTTTAG GAGCAAAAAGAAGCAAAGTATAGTTCCAACTGAGGAAACGCTAGACCAGAATCTTGACCAGCCATCAGATGATTCTGCTGACATCATACTAAGCTCAGCTTTCAG GAGGAAAAAGAAGCAGAATAAGGTTCAAACTATGGAAACACCAGACCAAAATTCTGGCCAACTATCAGATGATTCTGATAACATTGTATTAACCTCAGCCTTTAG AAAAGGAAGTAAAAGGTTGTCACTGACAAAAGCTCAAGAAAGCCGAGGTGATTTCCATAGTAAGAGTGAAGTAGAAACTGAAGCTATAAAAGTTGGCAGTGGACAAGAGGAAAATGTCATGATGACCGAAAACCTTGATAACATGCAGGATCATGAACTTAGTGATGATTTGGCTGATGATGTTGGGACCAATTCAAGTCCTGTTGCGTCTCAAAGTGCTGGTGGCGGTTCAAGGCGCAAACTGAGAATGGTCATAGATCCAGATGATGAAGATTAA
- the LOC110942023 gene encoding protein timeless homolog isoform X2, whose protein sequence is MENLSIICGGLGTIEEDNDQNQIGYTPGEYCLDNLKDLLRFLRRDDPETREVFKQVCKWNIVGKDILQIIQYCQNDTSLVLNAVKVLVFLTMPVDPTSKDIPQQIEYLWGLKSLITSSHAIPVIVTLLESPLEHLEGDLFTDDDWKLVQLVVTLFRNILAVQDITSQQRAAGLASEFILLRDRFLELLFEENVMDLILVLTQHVGGSSCIFRQDNLLLLETFYYIYKGQVPELIARAHLDANVEVVGEAEATATDLKSIMEEEKAKRRQTMHLVARSKFSGSFTRVTMDGSKVLVKGNPCSDSHDSLLKGHKNPHASSKKTVWESGRMPTTNKNIVRLLYDYTDQFLLGGYNVLMRSVREDIEKEHHGIENNDVVIFFQVAEFVMSFQNHKLLSSKPDVNASKSESSRNHDADSTLFKGNICGSISETMNESMFLLVISKWRSAFEGLKETNNYSFLSAAGSLTKTMIHMLDLVLKLSPEDSKEPQTARVLLYKLFYDQTDQGMTHFLFSLIKAFNAHKQPKSDLADLVETIHIVIRLMENLQSRGTLRVAKKARRKRKKKSVTTSKDANNADQVTVQKDDSVSGAEKTENVSTSIKEMPQGSSADKNGENDVVYGDDGVVHGDDGVIPEKSDQPDAANLEAQDTEHNMQQMENKSENTNATANDNDNDDSMSDASSDDEQQESTNEVDFKASSLVSSLANSTIIQNLCWLLKFYKSNSARTNHYIISALRRVCEDLELSPMLYQLSLLIIFHTILEEQKLSPCKEYDNIISFLTSLVRGMLKKMKSYPLLFVEVLFWKTRKECHYINCDSMIKDLGKMRNGYRKKGDDPPHADLGEAGTSGRSGWVRKSIADALGDDEADVVVPVWRDDDQSEDNSDEAQMQRTLKRGINEGNDTVEELNNEHPVQKNHERARKRLKPLVLDDALEQKLKDLYEKYKEFPDCSQRIVGELNMEVSPAQVSSKLKEMGFKLPSKRRVGDTNVSSVNGEAVEASAQRKRGRLFSEEQEIKIKTLFEQFKDKKKCCQMIASALDGDVTFTAAQVSRKLRQLGLRIRKQKSGDNMHLKDDGSDSDGETLLSLKKRNKRKQNIDPTDDTSDQNLDPLSDDSDDIVLSSAFSKKKQNKVLAKETPEQNTDQLSDDSDNIVLSSAFRSKKKQSIVPTEETLDQNLDQPSDDSADIILSSAFRRKKKQNKVQTMETPDQNSGQLSDDSDNIVLTSAFRKGSKRLSLTKAQESRGDFHSKSEVETEAIKVGSGQEENVMMTENLDNMQDHELSDDLADDVGTNSSPVASQSAGGGSRRKLRMVIDPDDED, encoded by the exons ATGGAGAATTTATCGATCATATGCGGCGGTTTAGGTACGATTGAAGAGGATAATGACCAGAATCAGATCGGGTACACTCCAGGAGAATATTGTTTAG ATAATCTGAAGGATTTGCTGAGGTTTTTAAGGCGAGATGATCCGGAGACTCGTGAAGTGTTTAAACAAGTTTGTAAATGGAATATAGTGGGGAAAGATATATTGCAAATTATTCAGTATTGTCAGAATGATACTAGTTTGGTGCTAAATGCAG TGAAAGTTTTGGTGTTTCTTACAATGCCAGTTGATCCAACATCTAAAGATATACCACAACAGATCGAATATCTCTGGGGTTTGAAGTCCTTGATAACTTCCAGTCATGCTATCCCAGTGATAGTCACCCTTCTTGAGAGCCCACTTGAACATCTGGAAGG GGATTTGTTTACGGATGATGACTGGAAATTGGTGCAGCTGGTAGTCACCTTATTTCGCAACATTTTAGCTGTTCAAGACATCACATCGCAGCAGAGAGCTGCTGGATTAGCTTCTGAATTTATACTTCTTAGAGATAGGTTCTTAGAACTGTTGTTTGAAGAGAATGTGATGGACTTAATCTTAGTTTTAACGCAGCATGTTGGTGGGTCAAGTTGTATCTTTCGTCAAGATAACTTGCTTTTGTTGGAGACTTTTTACTATATATACAAGGGTCAAGTTCCAGAATTGATTGCAAGAGCTCATTTGGATGCCAACGTTGAG gTGGTGGGAGAAGCAGAAGCTACTGCCACTGATCTCAAGTCTATTATGGAAGAGGAAAAAGCAAAAAGAAGGCAAACAATGCATTTGGTTGCTCGATCGAAGTTTAGCGGATCATTTACTCGAGTTACTATG GATGGTTCCAAAGTTTTAGTCAAGGGAAATCCATGTTCAGATTCTCATGATTCTTTGCTTAAAGGTCACAAAAATCCACATGCTTCATCTAAGAAGACGGTATGGGAAAGCGGAAGAATGCCAACAACAAACAAGAATATCGTACGGCTGCTCTATGATTATACTGATCAGTTTCTGTTAGGAGGTTATAACG TGTTAATGCGGTCGGTTCGTGAGGATATTGAGAAAGAACACCATGGTATTGAAAACAACGATGTTGTTATTTTCTTTCAGGTTGCAGAATTTGTCATGTCTTTCCAAAATCATAAGTTACTTAGTTCAAAG CCTGATGTTAATGCTAGTAAATCTGAGTCTTCTAGAAACCATGATGCTGATAGCACACTGTTTAAAGGAAACATATGTGGGTCAATTTCTGAAACAATGAACGAGTCAATGTTTCTACTTGTAATATCTAAATGGCGTTCTGCATTTGAGGGCTTGAAAGAGACTAACAATTACAGCTTTCTTTCTGCAGCCGGATCTCTCACAAAAACAATG ATACACATGTTAGATTTGGTACTTAAGCTGTCACCAGAAGATTCCAAAGAACCTCAAACTGCCCGTGTTCTTCTCTATAAGTTATTTTACGATCAGACAGATCAAGGGATGACCCATTTTCTTTTCAGTCTGATCAAAGCATTTAATGCACACAAACAACCAAAAAG CGACCTTGCTGATTTGGTAGAGACAATTCATATAGTCATACGGCTAATGGAGAACCTTCAATCACGCGGTACATTGAGG GTTGCTAAGAAGGCAAGGaggaaaagaaagaagaaaagtgTAACCACAAGTAAGGATGCTAATAATGCCGATCAAGTGACTGTTCAAAAGGATGATTCAGTTTCTGGGGCTGAAAAAACTGAAAATGTGAGCACGTCAATAAAAGAAATGCCTCAAGGTTCAAGTGCTGATAAGAATGGAGAGAATGATGTCGTCTATGGAGATGATGGTGTCGTCCATGGAGATGATGGTGTCATTCCTGAAAAGTCTGATCAACCTGATGCAGCTAATCTGGAAGCTCAAGATACCGAACACAATATGCAACAGATGGAAAACAAGTCTGAAAACACTAATGCTACTgctaatgataatgataatgatgatTCTATGTCAGATGCTTCTTCTGATGATGAACAGCAAGAGTCAACAAATGAAGTTGACTTTAAGGCATCTTCATTGGTCTCTTCTCTTGCAAACAGTACCATAATCCAGAACTTGTGTTGGCTGCTGAAGTTTTACAAAAGCAATTCCGCCAGAACCAATCATTACATTATAAGTGCACTAAGAAGGGTTTGTGAAGATCTTGAACTTTCTCCAATGCTGTACCAG TTATCGCTTCTCAtcatatttcacactatcctggAAGAGCAGAAGTTAAGTCCATGCAAAGAATACGATAACATTATTTCATTCCTTACAAGTTTGGTTAGGGGAATGCTGAAAAAAATGAAGAGCTACCCTCTTCTTTTTGTGGAAGTCCTGTTTTGGAAGACACGTAAAGAATGCCATTATATTAACTGTGACTCAATGATAAAAGATCTTGGCAAAATGAGAAATGGGTATAGAAAGAAGGGAGATGATCCCCCGCATGCAGATCTTGGTGAAGCTGGTACATCTGGTAGAAGTGGATGGGTTAGAAAAAGTATTGCTGATGCACTGGGAGATGATGAAGCAGATGTTGTTGTACCCGTTTGGAGAGATGATGACCAGAG TGAGGACAATTCCGATGAAGCCCAGATGCAAAGGACCTTAAAAAGAGGCATTAATGAAGGAAACGACACAGTGGAAGAGTTGAACAA TGAACATCCTGTTCAGAAAAATCATGAGAGGGCACGTAAAAGATTGAAGCCATTAGTTCTCGATGATGCCTTGGAACAGAAACTGAAGGACCTTTATGAGAA ATATAAGGAGTTTCCAGATTGCAGTCAACGCATAGTAGGAGAACTTAATATGGAAGTTTCACCCGCTCAGGTTTCCAGTAAGCTTAAAGAGATGGGGTTCAAATTACCGTCAAAGAGAAGAGTGGGTGACACAAATGTCTCAAGTGTTAATGGTGAAGCCGTGGAGGCATCAGCACAACGAAAAAGAGGACGTCTATTTAGTGAAGAGCAAGAGATCAAGATTAAAACTTTATTTGAGCA GTTCAAAGATAAGAAAAAGTGCTGTCAAATGATTGCAAGTGCACTAGACggtgatgttacattcacagcagCACAAGTATCACGAAAGCTTAGACAGCTTGGCTTGCGTATCCGGAAACAGAAGTCGGGTGATAACATGCACTTAAAGGATGATGGGTCAGATTCAGATGGTGAAACGCTATTATCACTAAAGAAAAG gaacaaaaggaagcagaatatAGACCCAACTGATGACACATCAGACCAGAATCTTGACCCACTATCTGATGATTCTGATGACATTGTACTAAGCTCTGCATTCAG TAAAAAGAAGCAGAATAAGGTCCTAGCTAAGGAAACACCAGAACAAAACACAGACCAACTATCAGACGATTCTGATAACATTGTACTAAGCTCAGCTTTTAG GAGCAAAAAGAAGCAAAGTATAGTTCCAACTGAGGAAACGCTAGACCAGAATCTTGACCAGCCATCAGATGATTCTGCTGACATCATACTAAGCTCAGCTTTCAG GAGGAAAAAGAAGCAGAATAAGGTTCAAACTATGGAAACACCAGACCAAAATTCTGGCCAACTATCAGATGATTCTGATAACATTGTATTAACCTCAGCCTTTAG AAAAGGAAGTAAAAGGTTGTCACTGACAAAAGCTCAAGAAAGCCGAGGTGATTTCCATAGTAAGAGTGAAGTAGAAACTGAAGCTATAAAAGTTGGCAGTGGACAAGAGGAAAATGTCATGATGACCGAAAACCTTGATAACATGCAGGATCATGAACTTAGTGATGATTTGGCTGATGATGTTGGGACCAATTCAAGTCCTGTTGCGTCTCAAAGTGCTGGTGGCGGTTCAAGGCGCAAACTGAGAATGGTCATAGATCCAGATGATGAAGATTAA